The following nucleotide sequence is from Halorussus caseinilyticus.
TCGCATCAACCACAAGCGCGTCGTCAGCGTCGGCGACATCTTCGAACACGTCGAGGGCGAGGAGTTCGAGACCATCGTGGACTTCCACAAGGCCGTGGGCGCGGGGATGCGCCGCGGCGGGTTCTGGGACTACCACCCGCAGGGCGAGAACCCCGAGAAGAAGAGCGCCTGAGTCCGTTTCTTATTCTGCGCTGTCGTCTTCCCACCGCCGGTCGTCGTCGTCGCGTTCCACGGCGTCTCGGTCGGTGTCGCCCAACTCCGGGCCGTCCGGGGCCGCGTCGGCGGTGGCGGGACCGGTGACGGCGAGGCGTTCGCGCTCCTCGCGTTCGACGCCCTCGTCGCTCAGTGTCCACGCCGACCCCGAGTCGGTGTAGGTCTCCGCGCGGACTTTCTCCTCCAGCAGGTTGACCGCGACGGCGTTCGCGCCCTCGGGGATGATGAGGTCCGCGCGCTTCTTGGTGGGCGCGACGAACTGCTCGTGCATCGGTTTGACCGTCGAGAGGTACTGGTCGATGACGCCCTCCAAGTCCCGGCCGCGGTCCACCACGTCGCGTTCGATGCGCCGGAGGATGCGCACGTCGGCGTCCGTCTCCACGAAGACGCGGATGTCCAGCATCTCGTTCACGTCCTCGTCGTAGAGCGCGAAGATGCCCTCCAGCACGATTACGTCGGTGGGTTCGACCGTGACGGTCTCGTCTTTCCGGTTGTGGATGGAGAAGTCGTACTGGGGCATCTCGATGGTCTGGCCCGAGAGTAGGGCGTCCATGTGGTCCCGGAGCAGGTCCCACTCGAACGCCGAGGGGTGGTCGTAGTTGACCTCCTCGCGTTCCTCGAAGTCCATGTGGCTCAGGTCCTCGTAGTAGTTGTCCATCGGGATGCGCGTCACGGCGTCCTCGACTTCCTCGGTGATTTCGCGGGCGACCGTCGTCTTTCCGGCCCCGGTCCCCCCCGCGATACCCACGACGAACGACGGGATGGTCATTGGTGTGGTGCAGGGCGGACTGGGGTTTGAATCTCCCGGATTCCGATTCTTTCCGTTTCTGCTAGGAGCGTCTCCGGTGTTCGGACGAGTCGAGTGAGGACACGAGGTAGACTGCGCTCCGTGACGTTATTCATCCCGGCGCGTGCGGGCGCGGCGCGCGCAGAACTGCGCGCGCCGCGTCCAACCGCGCGAGGCCTGCGGGCGCGGTGCCGTGCGGTCGCCGGGCAGTGCCGTGCTATGCGGGGCGGTTGCGGTCTGATTTGCTCGGGCCTGAAGCTAGCTTGGTCGCTGTGGTAAACGAGATACCTAACTCAACTGCTCAAACTGGTATACCGTAAGCAGTCGCTCGCGGAAGATAATTGCACGGAAAAAGCGCGTTCACCCGCCTCGCGGCGGCCTGAAAGCGTATTTAAAGGCGCGTAAGATTCGTCGCGCGCGGGCCCTTGGGGGCTTGGTCGATGTCGAACTCTACGTCAGTTCCCTCTTCGAGGTCCGGGCCGCCGATGTCTTCCATGTGGAAGAATACGTCGTCGTCCGCGTCGTCCGTCGAGATGAAACCGTAGCCGCCAGTGTCGTTGAAGAAATCAACGTTTCCTTCTGCCATTGCAATTAGACAGATGTGGGTTATACGGATAAGTCTTGGGTAATTCGTTTCGCAGATTAGTGAATATTTGGACGGATATATCCGTAACGTAGGTTCTGATGGTCAGATGCGACTGATTGGTCACGTCTAGCGGCTATCGCGCTCGATTCCGCGCCTTCGTCGCCGATTCTGTCGGTTTCGGTAATTGTCGTCCGGGGTGGCCCGACGCCGATACCCGTCACTCGCCGGTCGTCGCGGCGAAAAAGAAGCTTCCTCGACCGTCGCGTCGGCGCTACTTGACCTTCGTGCCCGGAACGCTGTCGCCGTGGGTCGTCAGGAGGTCGGCGTCTTCGCCCGCCGCCAGCACCATGCCGTTGGACTCGACGCCGAAGAGTTCGGCCTGTTCGAGGTTCGCCACGACGACGACTTTCGTGCCCGGCAGTTCGTCGAGGTCGTGGAGTTGCTTGATGCCCGCGACGATTTGGCGGGTCTCGACGCCGATGTCCACTTCGAGGCGCGCGAGGTCGTCGGCCCCTTCGATGGGTTCGGCGACTTCGATTTCGCCGACTCGGATGTCGAGGTCTTGGAATTCTTCGAAGCTGATGCGGTCGTCGTTGACGGGTTGGATGTCTGACTCGCTCACGGTTTCGTCCTCGCTCTCGTCCGCTTCGTCGTCGTCTTCCGTAGCCGCTTCGATTCGCTCCTGTAGCTTCTCGTTGAGTTGCTCGACGCGTTCGTCCTCGATTTTCTCGAAGAGTTCGTCGGGTTCGCCGAACTCGCCGGGCGGCGATTCGAGGCAGGCGTCGAGGTCCGCGTCGTGGACCGTGCCGTCCTCGCCCAACTGCTCCCAGAGCGTCTGTGCCTTGCCGGGCAGGATGGGGGCCGAGAGGACCGCGACGGCCTTCGCTATCTGCACGCAGTCGTAGATGACCTGCGCGGCGCGGTCGGGGTCGTCGCCGGTCAGGTTCCACGGTTCGTTGCGCTGGATGTACTCGTTGCCGAACCCGGCGAGCGAGAGGGCGGCGTCTCCGGCCTTCTTGAGCGAGTAGTCGTTGACCGCGGTCTCGAAGTCGGCGACGGCCTCCTCGATGCGCTCTTCGACTTCCTCGGAGGTGTCGGCGTCGGGCGCACCGTCGTAGTTCCGGGCCGCGAACAGCAGACTCCGGTAGGCGAAGTTGCCGAGCGTGCCCACCAACTCGCCGTTGACGCGCTCTTGGAACTTCTCCCACGAGAAGTCCACGTCGTGCTGGAAACCGCCGGTCGTGGTGAGGTAGTAGCGCACGAGGTCCGGGTGGAAGCCCTCGTCGAGGTAGTCGTCGGCCCAGACCGCCCGGTTGCGACTGGTCGAGAACGCTTGACCGTCGAGGTTGACGAACCCGCTGGCCATGACCGCGCGCGGTTCGTTGTAGCCCGCGCCCCGGAGCATCGAGGGCCAGAAGACGGTGTGGTGCTGGATGATGTCCCGGCCGATGACGTGGACGATTT
It contains:
- a CDS encoding DUF5785 family protein; the protein is MDWPHDPDGEEGSEGGRKYGMAILAKKLDEDEDFPLNKREFAEEHADEPIRINHKRVVSVGDIFEHVEGEEFETIVDFHKAVGAGMRRGGFWDYHPQGENPEKKSA
- the udk gene encoding uridine kinase, which gives rise to MTIPSFVVGIAGGTGAGKTTVAREITEEVEDAVTRIPMDNYYEDLSHMDFEEREEVNYDHPSAFEWDLLRDHMDALLSGQTIEMPQYDFSIHNRKDETVTVEPTDVIVLEGIFALYDEDVNEMLDIRVFVETDADVRILRRIERDVVDRGRDLEGVIDQYLSTVKPMHEQFVAPTKKRADLIIPEGANAVAVNLLEEKVRAETYTDSGSAWTLSDEGVEREERERLAVTGPATADAAPDGPELGDTDRDAVERDDDDRRWEDDSAE
- a CDS encoding cold-shock protein encodes the protein MAEGNVDFFNDTGGYGFISTDDADDDVFFHMEDIGGPDLEEGTDVEFDIDQAPKGPRATNLTRL
- the metG gene encoding methionine--tRNA ligase — protein: MSHDDFPTENPAVVTCGLPYANGDLHIGHLRTYVSGDAYARALEKLGQQTAFVSGSDMHGTPVAVNAAKEGVSPEEFATRHHEKYAATFPKFNVEFDNYGHTHDETNTELTQEFVRSWIDEGHVFEKEIQVAWDPETDQPLPDRYVEGTCPYCGEKARGDECDEGCQRHLEPGEIEDPHSTLTGNPAEYRTREHEFLRLSDFQEYLGEFIDRLEGTANARNQPREWIEGELQDLCITRDMDWGIDYPAGEDGETKEDLVLYVWVDAPIEYVASTKQYTERVGTDTYDWEAVWKDGAPAASESDPDWDADDTGEIVHVIGRDIIQHHTVFWPSMLRGAGYNEPRAVMASGFVNLDGQAFSTSRNRAVWADDYLDEGFHPDLVRYYLTTTGGFQHDVDFSWEKFQERVNGELVGTLGNFAYRSLLFAARNYDGAPDADTSEEVEERIEEAVADFETAVNDYSLKKAGDAALSLAGFGNEYIQRNEPWNLTGDDPDRAAQVIYDCVQIAKAVAVLSAPILPGKAQTLWEQLGEDGTVHDADLDACLESPPGEFGEPDELFEKIEDERVEQLNEKLQERIEAATEDDDEADESEDETVSESDIQPVNDDRISFEEFQDLDIRVGEIEVAEPIEGADDLARLEVDIGVETRQIVAGIKQLHDLDELPGTKVVVVANLEQAELFGVESNGMVLAAGEDADLLTTHGDSVPGTKVK